A single Atopobiaceae bacterium DNA region contains:
- the metE gene encoding 5-methyltetrahydropteroyltriglutamate--homocysteine S-methyltransferase has protein sequence MQTSVVGYPRIGARRELKFAVQRYWRHEMDAAELEGLAASLRLTHWNTQQTAGIDLIPSGDFSFYDTMLDTSLMLDAVPRCYRELGLAPLDTMFAMARGYQAEAGDVHARPMKKWFTTNYHYIVPRLDADTSLHLASTKPLDEYLEAAAAGIRTKPVLVGPYTFLTLARYEDGRTAADFADQAAAAYADLLGRLAAAGAEWVQFDEPSLVGDLTGEDVTLVSSLYRQVLSAKGDAKVLLQTYFGDTRDCFQDICSLGFDGIGIDLVEGEQACELVRQHPLPEGTTLFAGVVSGRNIWRNHLRTTLATIDGLAAATNAPIVLSTACSLLHVPYSVDAEKGLPAHVTEHLAFADEKLDELALLGRLADLTQQGRDADAALAANDRLFSEARPGADEAVRSRVATLVDADFTRTPTRPERADIQRDELGLPLLPTTTIGSFPQTAEVKSARARHNKGELDDAGYEAFLKGQIASCIRLQEEVGLDVLVHGEYERNDMVEYFGDNLNGFVFTDAAWVQSYGTRCVKPPIIWGDVSRARPITVGWSAYAQSLTDKPVKGMLTGPVTILNWSFPREDVSRREQALQIGLAIRDEALDLEAHGIRVIQVDEAALREKLPLRKADWHKGYLDWAIPAFRLVGSGLAAGTQLHTHMCYSEFGDIIGDIDAMDADVISFEASRSNLEILDDLAREHFQTQVGPGVYDIHSPRVPSTDEIVAALEAMLKRIDPAKLWVNPDCGLKTRGAAETEPSLRNLVAAAHEVRQGLGA, from the coding sequence ATGCAGACATCGGTCGTAGGGTATCCCCGCATCGGCGCACGACGCGAGCTCAAGTTCGCGGTCCAGCGGTACTGGCGTCATGAGATGGACGCGGCCGAGCTCGAGGGCCTCGCCGCAAGCCTGCGCCTCACGCACTGGAACACCCAGCAGACGGCCGGCATCGACCTCATCCCCTCGGGCGACTTCTCCTTCTATGACACCATGCTCGACACCTCCCTGATGCTCGATGCCGTGCCTCGTTGCTACCGTGAGCTCGGCCTTGCCCCCCTCGACACGATGTTCGCGATGGCCCGTGGCTACCAGGCGGAGGCGGGAGACGTCCATGCCCGCCCCATGAAGAAGTGGTTCACGACCAACTACCACTACATCGTCCCGCGGCTGGACGCCGACACTAGCCTGCACCTCGCCTCGACGAAGCCCCTCGACGAATACCTTGAGGCGGCCGCGGCCGGCATCCGGACCAAGCCCGTGCTCGTGGGCCCATACACCTTCCTCACGCTCGCACGTTACGAGGACGGACGCACCGCAGCGGACTTCGCCGACCAGGCTGCAGCCGCCTATGCCGACCTGCTCGGGCGCCTCGCCGCGGCAGGGGCCGAGTGGGTGCAGTTCGACGAGCCGTCGCTGGTGGGCGACCTCACAGGCGAGGACGTCACGCTGGTCTCCAGCCTCTACCGCCAGGTCCTGTCGGCCAAGGGGGACGCCAAGGTCCTGTTGCAGACCTACTTCGGCGACACCCGCGACTGCTTCCAGGACATATGCTCCCTGGGATTCGACGGCATCGGCATAGACCTCGTCGAGGGCGAGCAAGCATGCGAGCTCGTCCGACAGCATCCCCTGCCCGAGGGCACCACCCTCTTCGCGGGTGTGGTGAGCGGACGCAACATCTGGCGCAATCACCTGCGCACGACGCTCGCGACCATCGACGGGCTGGCCGCGGCGACGAATGCCCCCATCGTCCTGTCCACGGCGTGCTCGCTGCTCCATGTGCCCTACTCCGTCGACGCCGAGAAGGGCCTTCCCGCCCACGTCACCGAACACCTCGCCTTTGCCGACGAGAAGCTCGACGAGCTCGCCCTTCTCGGACGGCTTGCCGACCTCACGCAGCAGGGCCGCGACGCTGACGCGGCGCTGGCCGCCAACGACCGGCTCTTCTCGGAGGCACGACCAGGCGCCGACGAGGCCGTGCGCTCGCGGGTCGCGACCCTTGTCGACGCGGACTTCACGCGCACGCCGACCCGCCCCGAGCGAGCCGACATCCAGAGGGACGAGCTGGGACTCCCCCTCCTGCCCACCACCACCATCGGGTCGTTCCCCCAGACGGCCGAGGTCAAGTCGGCGCGCGCCCGCCACAACAAGGGCGAGCTCGACGATGCCGGATACGAGGCCTTCCTCAAGGGGCAGATCGCCTCGTGCATCAGGCTCCAGGAGGAGGTCGGGCTCGACGTGCTCGTGCATGGCGAGTACGAGAGGAACGACATGGTCGAGTACTTCGGCGACAACCTCAACGGGTTCGTCTTCACCGATGCCGCCTGGGTCCAGTCGTACGGCACCCGTTGCGTGAAGCCCCCCATCATCTGGGGCGACGTCTCCCGCGCACGGCCCATCACGGTGGGTTGGTCGGCCTATGCCCAGAGCCTCACCGACAAGCCGGTCAAGGGCATGCTCACCGGACCGGTCACGATCCTCAACTGGTCGTTCCCCCGCGAGGACGTGAGCCGGCGCGAGCAGGCCCTCCAGATCGGCCTCGCCATCCGAGACGAGGCGCTCGACCTCGAGGCCCATGGCATCCGTGTGATCCAGGTCGACGAGGCCGCCCTGCGCGAGAAGCTCCCCCTGCGCAAGGCCGACTGGCACAAGGGCTACCTCGACTGGGCGATCCCCGCCTTCCGCCTGGTGGGGAGCGGCCTCGCCGCCGGCACGCAGCTCCACACGCACATGTGCTACAGCGAGTTCGGCGACATCATCGGCGACATCGACGCCATGGATGCCGACGTGATCTCGTTCGAGGCCTCCCGCTCGAACCTCGAGATCCTGGACGACCTGGCCCGCGAGCACTTCCAGACGCAGGTGGGGCCTGGCGTCTATGACATCCACTCCCCACGCGTCCCCTCGACCGACGAGATCGTGGCCGCCCTCGAGGCGATGCTCAAGAGGATCGATCCGGCCAAGCTCTGGGTCAACCCCGACTGCGGCCTCAAGACACGTGGGGCCGCCGAGACCGAGCCGTCGCTCAGGAACCTCGTCGCCGCCGCGCACGAGGTCAGGCAGGGGCTGGGAGCATGA
- a CDS encoding pyruvate formate lyase family protein: protein MSHVNVDGAQNVEVSKPIPCERTPSEQLALMEAYTQAHRAHSGGDKARREVECLKVIYPALFRHMEPADLIAGRLDFLPIGFGSVTSVGGVGHYCVFHKLRAFKQLLATDEERARVDALYDYWQDHDTKSLYCQDVLGDATTGFFMQYEPPLMATARLSGMMLDYTKLMRLGVGGLIAEVDARIDAAGEKDGFLRASRDALVLFQQVIDREVELVHEAMVGTAPGRMAELELMAADLGAVREAPPQTFHQALQLFWLYALCAGCINYGRLDVVLGPFLAHDLEEGTITRDEAHAYVKSLWTMIENRRTTVNGRVIVGGQGRPDPGAADEFARICLEVCKECRYVEPQFTLRFDHETPADIRDMALDAIGAGATYPTLYNDDVEVPAVEYGMRVSHAEAEQYVPFGCTEFVIQGRSVGTPNTLINLLKILQMSLEGGVDPYDGVDKGAGVAVLPLERLTSFDVLLDNYHRLLDRYMDLAVADQAHSYEVMNHEVSFLFTSILMDGCLSRGRALLDGGVEILGGSCETYGNINSSDALWAMKTLVFDEGRYTLRQVVDAMDDDFRGPGEERLRLDLWHADKYGNDLDGVDGMANDLYEYVAKGIRDRGIRAGLGYFLIVISNNQTNTDWGHMTAASPDGRHAGLYLNPANNPQGGAATSGPTAMLNSLARFDARYHAGSVQNIKFTPRMFNHDRKKVKVLFDTYFRRGGCQLMVTVCDRGQLEDAQVHPERYPDLIVRVAGYSAVFVDLPRDVQDEVISRTLWDE, encoded by the coding sequence ATGTCACACGTGAACGTCGACGGCGCTCAGAACGTCGAGGTCAGCAAGCCCATTCCATGCGAGAGGACCCCGTCCGAGCAGCTCGCGCTCATGGAGGCCTACACGCAGGCGCACCGCGCGCACTCGGGGGGCGACAAGGCGCGGCGCGAGGTCGAGTGCCTCAAGGTCATCTATCCGGCCCTGTTCAGGCACATGGAGCCTGCCGACCTCATCGCGGGGCGTCTCGACTTCCTGCCCATCGGGTTCGGCTCGGTCACCTCGGTGGGCGGCGTGGGCCACTACTGCGTCTTCCACAAGCTGCGCGCCTTCAAGCAGCTCCTCGCCACGGACGAGGAGCGTGCCCGCGTGGACGCGCTCTATGACTACTGGCAGGACCACGACACCAAGTCGCTCTACTGCCAGGACGTGCTCGGCGACGCCACCACGGGCTTCTTCATGCAGTACGAGCCTCCCCTCATGGCGACGGCCCGGCTCTCGGGGATGATGCTCGACTACACGAAGCTCATGCGCCTGGGCGTGGGCGGTCTCATCGCCGAGGTGGACGCCCGTATCGATGCCGCAGGCGAGAAGGACGGGTTCCTCCGTGCCAGCCGCGATGCGCTGGTGCTGTTCCAGCAGGTGATCGACCGTGAGGTCGAGCTCGTGCACGAGGCCATGGTCGGTACCGCTCCCGGGCGCATGGCCGAGCTCGAGCTCATGGCCGCCGACCTCGGGGCCGTGCGCGAGGCGCCGCCTCAGACCTTCCACCAGGCCCTGCAGCTCTTCTGGCTCTATGCCCTCTGCGCGGGATGCATCAACTACGGCCGCCTGGACGTCGTGCTGGGACCGTTCCTCGCCCACGACCTCGAGGAGGGCACCATCACGAGGGACGAGGCCCATGCCTACGTGAAGAGCCTCTGGACCATGATCGAGAACCGCCGCACCACCGTGAACGGTCGCGTCATCGTGGGCGGCCAGGGACGGCCCGACCCGGGGGCGGCTGACGAGTTCGCACGCATCTGCCTCGAGGTCTGCAAGGAGTGCCGCTATGTGGAGCCCCAGTTCACGCTCCGCTTCGACCACGAGACCCCGGCCGACATCCGCGACATGGCCCTCGATGCCATCGGGGCCGGTGCCACCTACCCGACCCTGTACAACGATGACGTCGAGGTGCCGGCCGTCGAGTACGGCATGCGCGTCAGCCACGCCGAGGCCGAGCAGTACGTGCCCTTCGGCTGCACGGAGTTCGTCATCCAAGGCAGGAGCGTGGGCACCCCCAACACGCTCATCAACCTCCTCAAGATCCTGCAGATGAGCCTCGAGGGCGGTGTCGACCCGTACGACGGCGTCGACAAGGGCGCCGGCGTGGCGGTCCTCCCGCTCGAACGGCTCACGTCCTTCGACGTCCTTCTCGACAACTACCACCGCCTGCTCGACCGCTACATGGACCTTGCCGTGGCAGACCAGGCCCATTCCTATGAGGTCATGAACCACGAGGTGAGCTTCCTGTTCACCTCGATCCTCATGGATGGGTGCCTCTCGCGCGGGAGGGCCCTCCTCGACGGGGGCGTCGAGATCCTGGGCGGCTCGTGCGAGACCTACGGCAACATCAACTCGTCCGATGCGCTCTGGGCCATGAAGACCCTCGTGTTCGACGAGGGGCGCTACACCCTGCGTCAGGTGGTCGACGCGATGGACGACGACTTCCGAGGACCGGGGGAGGAGCGCCTGCGCCTCGACCTCTGGCACGCCGACAAGTACGGCAACGACCTCGACGGCGTGGACGGCATGGCCAACGACCTCTATGAGTACGTGGCCAAGGGCATCCGCGACCGGGGTATCAGGGCCGGTCTGGGCTACTTCCTCATCGTCATCTCGAACAACCAGACCAACACCGACTGGGGCCACATGACGGCGGCGAGCCCGGACGGCAGGCACGCCGGGCTCTACCTCAATCCCGCCAACAACCCGCAGGGTGGTGCCGCCACGAGCGGTCCCACGGCGATGCTCAACTCCCTTGCCAGGTTCGATGCGCGCTATCACGCGGGGAGCGTCCAGAACATCAAGTTCACGCCGCGCATGTTCAACCATGACCGCAAGAAGGTGAAGGTCCTCTTCGACACCTACTTCCGTCGTGGCGGCTGCCAGCTCATGGTGACCGTGTGCGACCGGGGCCAGCTCGAGGACGCCCAGGTCCATCCCGAGCGCTATCCCGACCTCATCGTGCGGGTGGCGGGCTACAGCGCCGTCTTCGTCGACCTGCCCCGCGACGTGCAGGACGAGGTCATCTCGCGCACGCTCTGGGACGAGTAG
- a CDS encoding GntR family transcriptional regulator, with translation MPDAMTPGSPLVSADDLDQASSTPLYRQLADVLRSRIGAGRLTEGDRLPTEQSLSRDLGIGVSTVRGAYALLVDEGLVIRRAGRGSFVSHPKLDRDLHGLYNFTTEVRLMGMEPSSELLDFHEEAAGTDMAAVLGIHPTDIVYRVVRVRRADGRPLLLERSCVPEVRCPGLTRADVEGSLYEAIVRRSGVALASAHEVHEASVLTADEAATLNRKAGSATFRITRQASDVHGKVCERCEVVAPGDATRYVMDLGMDGSTAAKKVLVP, from the coding sequence ATGCCAGACGCGATGACACCAGGGTCTCCCCTCGTCTCGGCCGACGACCTCGACCAGGCCTCCTCGACCCCGCTCTATCGCCAGCTTGCGGACGTGCTCAGGTCCCGCATCGGGGCCGGGCGGCTCACGGAGGGCGACCGCCTCCCCACCGAGCAGTCCTTGAGCCGCGACCTCGGCATCGGCGTCTCCACCGTGCGAGGCGCCTATGCCCTGCTGGTCGACGAGGGCCTCGTGATCCGCCGGGCCGGGAGAGGGTCGTTCGTCTCGCACCCCAAGCTCGACCGTGACCTGCACGGCCTCTACAACTTCACCACCGAGGTCCGCCTGATGGGCATGGAGCCCTCCTCGGAGCTGCTCGACTTCCACGAGGAGGCTGCCGGCACCGACATGGCCGCGGTCCTCGGCATCCACCCGACCGACATCGTCTATCGGGTGGTGCGCGTTCGCCGTGCCGATGGCAGGCCGCTCCTGCTGGAGCGCTCCTGCGTGCCCGAGGTCCGTTGCCCCGGCCTCACGCGCGCGGACGTGGAGGGGTCGCTCTACGAGGCCATCGTGCGCAGGTCGGGGGTCGCCCTCGCATCGGCCCATGAGGTGCACGAGGCGTCCGTCCTGACCGCAGACGAGGCCGCGACCCTGAACCGCAAGGCGGGGTCGGCCACCTTCCGCATCACCCGGCAGGCCTCCGACGTCCATGGCAAGGTATGCGAGCGCTGCGAGGTCGTCGCCCCAGGGGATGCCACCCGCTACGTGATGGACCTCGGAATGGACGGCAGCACCGCCGCCAAGAAGGTCCTGGTGCCCTAG
- a CDS encoding MFS transporter, which yields MSQSRSRAADGHMLLLVVMYAAAFVAAFNENIVNVALIDIMGDLSVGATTAQWLITGYMVLASVITASMGYLSRRLSTRCLFFVAVASILVDEVLCMVAPTFEVLLVCRIIQAVGSGMLFPLMMNVVLAVAPRERMGFFLAIGGACITLGPAFGPVVSGLAATLFGWRAIFVVPAVAMAVLGGIGLKAVRNVSETSAAVLDVPSLVELAVGLTCFVYGLTELSTSVLLACGLLVAAAVVLALFVRRQGRIAEPLLDLRPMRNPRFWPACLLVVVAMMETFSMSVLLPLYFEGACGTSALVAGLLVLPAILGNAVTAVVGGRIMDGRGEWPLLPLGFALVLVGQLLVCAASPSMDMVLVMALTILVYAGVGLVFSPSQTAGLRTLPADEYPHGTALINTFVMVAASVGSSLFVGILSGAADAAAAGGATAAAAQASGFSVAVLVAAAIAAAGLALSFWYARAMRGESGTRVHG from the coding sequence ATGTCACAGTCTCGGTCTCGTGCCGCAGACGGCCACATGCTGCTGCTTGTGGTCATGTATGCCGCCGCGTTCGTCGCGGCGTTCAACGAGAACATCGTCAACGTCGCCCTCATCGACATCATGGGCGACCTCTCCGTCGGGGCGACCACGGCCCAGTGGCTCATCACCGGCTACATGGTGCTCGCCTCCGTCATCACCGCCTCCATGGGGTACCTCTCGAGGCGCCTCTCCACGAGGTGCCTCTTCTTCGTGGCCGTCGCCTCGATCCTGGTCGACGAGGTGCTCTGCATGGTGGCCCCGACCTTCGAGGTGCTTCTGGTGTGTCGTATCATCCAGGCCGTGGGCTCGGGGATGCTCTTCCCGCTCATGATGAACGTGGTGCTGGCGGTGGCACCACGCGAGCGCATGGGGTTCTTCCTCGCGATAGGTGGTGCCTGCATCACCCTGGGCCCTGCCTTCGGCCCGGTCGTGAGCGGGCTGGCGGCCACGCTCTTCGGCTGGCGGGCGATCTTCGTGGTCCCGGCCGTCGCCATGGCGGTGCTTGGCGGCATCGGCCTGAAGGCGGTGCGGAACGTCTCCGAGACCTCTGCTGCCGTGCTTGACGTTCCCTCCCTCGTCGAGCTTGCGGTGGGTCTGACCTGCTTCGTCTATGGCCTCACCGAGCTCTCGACCTCGGTCCTTCTCGCCTGCGGGCTCCTGGTGGCGGCCGCCGTGGTCCTCGCGCTCTTCGTGCGCAGGCAGGGCCGCATCGCGGAGCCCCTGCTCGACCTGCGCCCGATGCGCAACCCCCGCTTCTGGCCTGCCTGCCTGCTCGTGGTCGTGGCCATGATGGAGACCTTCTCGATGAGCGTGCTGCTGCCGCTCTACTTCGAGGGGGCCTGTGGGACGAGCGCCCTCGTGGCTGGTCTGCTCGTCCTCCCCGCCATCCTGGGTAACGCCGTGACCGCGGTCGTGGGCGGTCGCATCATGGACGGACGGGGCGAATGGCCGCTGCTGCCGCTGGGCTTCGCCCTCGTGCTGGTGGGGCAGCTCCTGGTCTGCGCCGCGTCGCCCAGCATGGACATGGTGCTTGTCATGGCGCTCACCATCCTGGTCTATGCCGGCGTCGGCCTGGTGTTCTCGCCGTCGCAGACGGCGGGGCTCCGCACGCTGCCGGCAGACGAGTACCCCCATGGGACGGCGCTCATCAACACCTTCGTGATGGTGGCGGCAAGTGTCGGCTCGTCGCTGTTCGTGGGAATCCTCTCGGGCGCTGCCGATGCGGCCGCTGCGGGCGGGGCCACGGCGGCGGCCGCGCAGGCCTCGGGCTTCTCCGTGGCCGTGCTGGTGGCCGCCGCGATCGCGGCTGCGGGCCTTGCGCTCTCGTTCTGGTATGCCCGCGCGATGCGAGGCGAGTCGGGCACGCGCGTCCACGGATAG
- a CDS encoding N-acetylmannosamine-6-phosphate 2-epimerase yields MTEDQRKSLLDSLRGGLIVSCQTQPDDPIYTPDMSTKMAEAAEWGGAVGIRANDPDQIARIKAAVSLPVIGLWKVWHDDTDVFITPTMHEVEAIIEAGADIVAMDCTAQVTHEGTRAWDLLPQVRERFPEVMTFADVSDVEEGRHAVEAGADIVAPTLYGYTAATGSIESADYRMLAQFCREFAGECCVMMEGHIYTPEDAMKCIFLGAHSVVVGSAITRPQLITKRFVDLLDGYTTNWRDAEKASH; encoded by the coding sequence ATGACCGAAGACCAGAGGAAGTCCCTGCTCGACAGCCTGAGGGGCGGGCTGATCGTGAGCTGCCAGACGCAGCCCGACGACCCCATCTACACCCCGGACATGTCCACCAAGATGGCCGAGGCGGCCGAGTGGGGCGGTGCCGTGGGCATCCGTGCCAACGACCCCGACCAGATCGCCAGGATCAAGGCTGCCGTGAGCTTGCCGGTCATCGGGCTCTGGAAGGTCTGGCATGACGACACGGACGTCTTCATCACGCCGACGATGCACGAGGTGGAGGCCATCATCGAGGCCGGTGCCGACATCGTCGCCATGGACTGCACGGCGCAGGTGACGCACGAGGGCACACGGGCGTGGGACCTCCTGCCCCAGGTGCGCGAGCGGTTCCCCGAGGTCATGACCTTCGCGGATGTCTCGGACGTGGAGGAGGGGCGGCATGCCGTGGAGGCTGGCGCCGACATCGTGGCCCCGACCCTCTACGGTTACACGGCCGCGACGGGCAGCATCGAGTCCGCCGACTACCGCATGCTCGCGCAGTTCTGCCGCGAGTTCGCGGGCGAGTGCTGCGTCATGATGGAGGGGCACATCTATACCCCCGAGGATGCCATGAAGTGCATCTTCCTTGGGGCCCACTCCGTGGTCGTGGGGAGCGCCATCACGCGCCCCCAGCTCATCACCAAGCGGTTCGTCGACCTGCTCGACGGCTATACCACCAACTGGCGTGATGCCGAGAAGGCCAGCCACTAG
- a CDS encoding 2,3-butanediol dehydrogenase: MKAVRWYKAGDIRVEDVPEPEIDDDYDVKVQPKWCGICGSDLHEYTSGPIFIPVGTPHPITHEVAPVIMGHEFSGEVVEVGPKVTNVKPGDRVVVEPMDVDDTCPACKEGRYNLCENLGFHGLAGRGGGFSEYTTFRHKFVHKIPDSLPYDKAALVEPISVGYHSLEAGDFKPGMNAVVAGAGTIGLATVQSLQAMGAAKVIMVQRKSIRQQYARDCGVDAVLDPNECDVVEEVKRLTGGRGADIAFETTGAEQCFKLELDCVHAGGTVVVTSIWERDVTFNLNSICIPEKRVVGSIAYCDDFPKVIELLGNGKIPATGFITKRIALDDIVEEGFKTLTGPEKKKQVKIIVTPDSSLL; encoded by the coding sequence ATGAAGGCAGTGCGGTGGTACAAGGCGGGGGACATTCGCGTCGAGGATGTTCCCGAGCCCGAGATCGATGACGACTATGACGTGAAGGTCCAGCCGAAGTGGTGCGGCATCTGCGGGTCTGACCTGCATGAGTACACCTCCGGCCCCATCTTCATCCCTGTGGGGACCCCACATCCCATCACGCATGAGGTCGCACCGGTCATCATGGGTCACGAGTTCTCTGGCGAGGTCGTCGAGGTCGGTCCCAAGGTCACCAACGTCAAGCCCGGCGACCGCGTGGTCGTCGAGCCGATGGACGTGGACGACACCTGTCCCGCCTGCAAGGAGGGTCGCTACAACCTGTGCGAGAACCTCGGCTTCCATGGCCTTGCCGGCAGGGGTGGTGGCTTCTCCGAGTACACCACGTTCCGCCACAAGTTCGTCCACAAGATTCCTGACTCGCTCCCATATGACAAGGCGGCCCTCGTGGAGCCCATCTCCGTGGGCTACCATTCGCTCGAGGCGGGCGACTTCAAGCCGGGCATGAACGCCGTCGTGGCAGGGGCCGGCACCATCGGCCTCGCCACGGTGCAGTCGCTCCAGGCCATGGGCGCTGCGAAGGTCATCATGGTCCAGCGCAAGTCCATCCGTCAGCAGTACGCCAGGGACTGTGGCGTCGACGCGGTCCTCGACCCCAACGAGTGCGACGTGGTCGAGGAGGTCAAGAGGCTCACGGGTGGTCGCGGCGCAGACATCGCCTTCGAGACCACCGGTGCCGAGCAGTGCTTCAAGCTCGAGCTCGACTGTGTCCACGCTGGAGGCACCGTGGTCGTCACCTCGATCTGGGAGCGGGACGTCACCTTCAACCTCAACTCCATTTGCATCCCCGAGAAGCGCGTGGTGGGCTCGATTGCCTACTGTGACGACTTCCCCAAGGTCATCGAGCTCCTGGGTAACGGCAAGATCCCTGCGACGGGCTTCATCACCAAGCGCATCGCACTCGATGACATTGTGGAGGAGGGCTTCAAGACGCTCACGGGCCCCGAGAAGAAGAAGCAGGTCAAGATCATCGTGACGCCGGACAGCAGCCTCCTGTAG
- a CDS encoding glycyl-radical enzyme activating protein → MGDIEGATRAADEGTVLLVMNLERFATHDGPGIRTVVFLKGCPLHCPWCANPETQMAGPVVFHDVRRCVGCAACERACPAGAITMREDADGSPCPSFDLGRCDGCGACERACLHEAIALQGRRRSVRAVLDEVLRDADYYEASGGGLTVSGGEPLAVPAQVMPLLREAKARGLDTAIETCGNVPLDIIEEAEPLVDHFLYDLKHLDDRVLARVTGGDGVLIKGNLAWLARRCPQKVNAHIPVIPGFNYDAGVLRPMIGWLHEVGVTRVNLLPYHTLGLAKYEKLHRAYDLPRQGLADKDLMPYHEYALSLGMESRIGA, encoded by the coding sequence ATGGGTGACATCGAGGGGGCGACACGCGCGGCCGACGAGGGCACGGTGCTTCTCGTCATGAACCTCGAGCGCTTCGCGACGCACGACGGTCCCGGCATCCGCACGGTGGTCTTCCTCAAGGGCTGCCCGCTGCACTGCCCGTGGTGTGCCAACCCCGAGACGCAGATGGCAGGGCCGGTCGTCTTCCATGACGTCCGTCGGTGCGTGGGATGTGCCGCCTGCGAGAGGGCCTGTCCGGCCGGGGCCATCACGATGCGGGAGGATGCCGACGGGAGCCCGTGCCCCTCGTTCGACCTCGGGCGTTGTGACGGGTGCGGCGCCTGCGAGCGCGCGTGCCTCCACGAGGCCATCGCGTTGCAGGGCCGTCGTCGAAGCGTGCGCGCCGTCCTCGACGAGGTCCTGCGCGACGCCGACTACTACGAGGCGTCGGGAGGCGGCCTCACCGTGAGCGGCGGCGAGCCCCTGGCGGTCCCCGCCCAGGTGATGCCGCTGCTTCGCGAGGCCAAGGCGCGCGGGCTCGATACGGCCATCGAGACCTGCGGAAACGTTCCCCTTGACATCATCGAGGAGGCAGAGCCCCTGGTGGACCACTTCCTCTATGACCTCAAGCATCTGGACGACCGGGTCCTGGCACGCGTCACAGGCGGGGACGGCGTCCTCATCAAGGGCAACCTCGCCTGGCTGGCACGGCGCTGCCCCCAGAAGGTGAACGCGCACATCCCCGTGATCCCGGGGTTCAACTATGACGCTGGCGTGCTGCGGCCCATGATCGGGTGGCTGCATGAGGTGGGTGTCACCCGGGTGAACCTGCTGCCGTACCACACGCTGGGGCTCGCCAAGTACGAGAAGCTGCATCGCGCGTACGACCTGCCACGTCAGGGCCTTGCCGACAAGGACCTCATGCCGTATCACGAGTACGCGCTGTCGCTTGGGATGGAGTCGAGGATCGGCGCCTGA
- a CDS encoding VOC family protein: MRARFVHWCIHVLDKEATIAFYEKALGFHVDREKGPADGSWSNTFMVSPESPFELELTWNRGRTEPYANGGSNTHIAFRVDDIDAAHALHKEMGCIVYENPDMGLYFIADPDGSWIEVLPEKG; encoded by the coding sequence ATGAGGGCACGCTTCGTGCATTGGTGCATCCATGTGCTCGACAAGGAGGCGACCATCGCGTTCTACGAGAAGGCCCTCGGGTTCCATGTCGACCGCGAGAAGGGCCCAGCCGACGGCTCGTGGTCCAACACCTTCATGGTCTCGCCGGAAAGCCCCTTCGAGCTCGAGCTCACCTGGAACCGAGGCCGCACCGAGCCATATGCCAACGGCGGCAGCAACACCCACATCGCCTTCCGCGTGGACGACATCGACGCGGCGCATGCCCTTCACAAGGAGATGGGCTGCATCGTCTACGAGAACCCCGACATGGGCCTCTACTTCATCGCCGACCCCGACGGCTCCTGGATCGAGGTCCTGCCCGAGAAGGGCTGA